The DNA region CCTGACGTCCAGTTAAGAAGCGGCGCACAGTATCCGGGCTCATCATGGCGTATGCCGCCAGTCCGATCACCAGCAAGCCGATGCTGATCTGCAGAACGAGGGTGAGCGTGTCGCGCTGTTCGGGAGACAGGTTGAACATGCCGACCGCCAGCAGGGCATTGGCAGAGACGAGCAAGCCCGAAACGACACAGGCGACCAGCGCAAGGATCAGACCGATAAAGGCATATTTTGCGTAGGGATTTTTCTTTTTACCAGCCATTAGCGCCATCTCCGAATCTCGATTGCGGTGGTGCCGATGAACAAGCCCAGCGCAGTGAGGCTTAAGTTTAGGGTCAGAGCCCCAAGTGTGACCGTGCCCCGGTTCAGGCTCTGTGAAAAGTGCGAGTTGAGGCTCAAATAGTTGAGCAGTTCACTGGCTTGCGGCAGAAGCCCCGCGGGCAAGCCGATCAGGAACCACATAAAGAAGAACAGTCCAAGCGTGACGAAGAATGCCGCGAACTGGTTGGTAAAGATCGCGGAGATGCCCACACCCAATGCCAGGAAGGTGGCGCAGACAAGGATCAAACCAATGTAGGAAGAGAGCACCAGCATCCAGTCGATGCCGGGGGTGACGAAGTTGTTCAATACGATGGGGAAGACCAATGTCAGCAGGATGATGGAGAGAATAAAGAGCATCGCGCCAAGCCATTTTCCAGCGACCAGCTCAAAGTCACGCACGGGGGCGGTCAGCATCAACTCCAAGGTGCCCATGCGGGCTTCATCTGAGAGCAGGCGCATGGTCAGCGCCGGGCTGAGGAAGATCATCAAAAAAATGAACAAACCGTTGATGAGCGTGGTATCCGGGGCGGGACCGCCGAATAAGGCTTGTTCCGCGCTGAACCACAGGATCAGCGCAAAGTATATGCCGAGCGGCAGAAGGATGGCGAACGCCACCACATATGCCAGCGGACTGTTGAAGTAGTTATCGTATTCGCGTTTTGCAATGGTCCAAATATTTCTCATGGGATGCCTCTCTACTTCTTTTTGGCGTCATTGCCGGTGAGTTCAAGGAAGATCTCCTCCAGACTCAAGCCGAGCGGACGGAGTTCGAGCAGGTCGTAGCCGTCCTTGATGATCTGCTTGGCGACCTCGGGACGCAAATCCTTGCCGGATGCGAATTCGAATTCCACTGCGCCGTCATCATGGGTTTCGACCTTGCGCACACCCTTCACGCTCTTGATCGTATCGGCGAGTTCGTCCGATTCGCCGCGTACGCGCACGATGACGCGTTCCGCGCCGAGCAGGCGGGCTTGCAGGTTTTCGGTGGTGTCTTCCGCGGCGATCTTTCCTTTATTAATAATGAGCACGCGGTCACATAGGTTCTGGGCTTCATATAGGAGGTGGGTGGAGAGCAGGACGGTGCGTTCGCGCCCGATCTCGCGGATCAACTCGCGCACTTCCACGACCTGACCGGGGTCGAGACCGATGGTCGGTTCGTCGAGGATCAACACCTCGGGGCGGTGCAGCAGCGCCTGCGCCAGCCCGACCCTTTGGCGCATCCCCTTCGACAGGTTGCCAATGTAGCCGTTGGCGCGGTCGATCAAGCCGACCATATCCAGCACTTCGTTAACGCGGTCGTCCACGTTCGGGATGTGGCGTAATTCGCCCATGAATTTCAGATAATCAAAAACCGCCATATCCGTGTACAACGGGACTGTCTCCGGCAGGTAGCCGACGCGCTTGCGGACTTCAAGCGACTCTTCGACCACGTCATATCCCGCCACAATGGCTTCGCCGTCCGTGGGCGGCATGTACCCGGTCAGGATGCGCATGGTGGTGGTTTTCCCCGCCCCGTTGGGTCCGAGGAACCCGACGATCTCGCCCTGCTGTGCATCAAAGCTCAAGTTATGAATGGCGCGCCGCGCGCCGTAGTCCTTGGTAAGACCACTAACTTTGATCATTGCCTCTCCTTGCAATTCGGTTGAATAAATAAATGGGACTTTCGCAAAGAAAAGACACAGCCCGTGGGCGGTGCCTTTTCTGCCGTTGATTACTATACAATAATACGAGATGCGAAGTCAAGCGGTGAATCAACCTCTAATCGAACGCTAATCTTGGATGCCCTCGGCTATAATGAGTGCATGACCGAGCTTCTCTACCAAACCGATGCTTATCTAAAGCAGTTTTCCGCCACCGTTCTCTCGTCGGATGCGGAAACCCGCGCTGTTGTGCTGGATCGCTCCGCGTTTTACCCCGGCGGGGGAGGACAGCCCTGCGATGTTGGAACGCTTGAATCCGGTGGCGTGACCTACACTGTGGAAAAAGTAAAGAAGCAGGGCGACGACGTCCTGCACTTTCTCGGCGGGACTGAGCCTTTGCCTGCCGCCGGGTCCGCCTCTTCCGGGACCTTGGACTGGGTACGGCGCTTCAAGCTGATGCGCACCCATACGGCGTTGCATGTCCTGTGCGGCGTGGTCTTCCGCGATTACGGCGCGAAGGTCACCGGCGGGGATATGGAGCCGCTCAAGGGGCGCATGGACTTTGAATTCGAGACCATGCGCGGGGAGTTGGTGCGTGAGATCGAAGCGGCAGTCAACCTCGAGGTCCGGCAGGGACGCGCGATTCAGGTCAAAATTCTCCCGCGGGAAGAGGTGTTCCAGATCCCCGACCTGATTCGTACCAAGATCAATCTGCTGCCCGAGGGGATCCTGCAAGTCCGCACGGTGGAGATTATCGGGCTCGACCTGCAAGCCGATGGTGGGACGCATGTTGCGAATACGTCTGAGGTGGGTACGGTCAAGGTGACGGATTACAAAAGCAAGGGCGCCATCAACAAGCGTATTTACATCGAAGTGGAGTAGTCCAAATAGGGGAGACGGATTTCGCGAGCCGTGTTTTATAATTCTTTCGCATAACAACTTTTGCTGTAAAAAAACAAAGGAGAATGTAAAAATGAAATCCAAGAAGCTTTCGATCCTGCTGGCGCTGGCGGCGTTGATCATTTCCACGCTGGCATGCGCGATGGGTGAACCGACTTTGAGCAATGTCCGCACGGCGAGGGATCAGGATGGCAATCAAACCACTTCTGTGTTCGGCACATTTGATACGGTGTATGTTGTCAGTGACCTGAGCAATGGCGTGCTGGGGAATGTGGTCACATCCAATTGGTATGCGGTGGATGTGGCGGATACGGAACCGAACTTCCTGATCGATTCTGCGGATATCCTAGTGGAAGAAGATTCGTTCAGCGGCACCATTTACTTCTTCTTCCCGCCCCCGGTCAATGGACAGTGGCCCGTCGGCACCTATAAGGTGGAAGTCCTTTTCAATGGTGTGCTGGTCAACACGGTCAATTTCTCGGTGCAATAAACGGTTTTCTGCAAGGTGCTTTGCGGTCTCCTGTATACAGGAGACCGCTTTTTTGTTTTCGCATAGAGATATCCTGATTGCAAAAATCGAGCAAATTTGCCCTATTCTCATTTTTCTCTTATAATCCCGTTATCGGGAAACTATCAGTGAGCCGACCTCTCCGCTTTTTTTCTACGATGCAGCGACTGAAAGTTAGGGATTAATTTATGGCGCGTATTGAAAAAACCGTTTTTATTAGTTATCGTCGCAAGGATGTATCTTGGGCTCTGGCGGTGTACCAGGATTTGACGCATCGTGGTTATGATGTTTTTTTTGATTTTACAAGTATTTCAGGCGGGGATTTTGAACAGATTATCCTAAGCAATATAAAAGCTCGCGCCCACTTTGTGCTGATATTAACTCCAACTGCTCTTGACCGGTGCAGTGAACCAGACGATTGGCTCAGGCGTGAAATTGAAACTGGGATTGATGAAAAACGCAATATCATCCCGCTATTTTTTGATGGTTTTAGTTTTGGAGCTACTGACATCCCGGAAAAATTGACGGGTAAATTAGCGAGCCTTAGTCGCTATAATGGGATGAATGTACATCAGGATTATTTCCTGGAAGCCATGACGCGCTTGCGTACAAGATTCTTAAGCATTCCTTTGGATACTGTATTGCATCCCATGTCTCCCAAAGTGCAGGAAGTGGTCTTGGAAGAACAACGTGCTGCAAATAAGGCTGCATGGCTGGCAAAGGTAAGAGCAGAATTTGATGCGATAAGGAAGAGATTAAAGGAAACTGTTGGAAAAATAAAATCTTTGATTCCGTCAAGTTCTCGTGTTTTTGCTATCGGATGGGTAGTTTTGATTGGTTTGCTTTTATTTGGAATAAATGCATTACTGAATGGCCCTCCCGCAGGCCCTTCTGAAAGTACCCCCGCGCCAATAAGAACATCTATAAGCCCTCTACTTACGCGGACGAATATGCCGCCACCTACATTTCCACCCAACCCTGGCATAGGCTCGATTATGATCTCAGAAAAAGATGATATGGTTTTAGTCTTCGTCCCAGCCGGGGAATTCACGATGGGAAGCGATAGTGGCGGTTCAGATGTAAAACCAGTTCATCAAGTATCTCTGGACGCCTTCTGGATTGACCAAACTGAAGTGACCAACACCATGTATGCCAAATGTGTCGCGGATGGAGGATGTAAGCCACCTTCATCTTCGAGATCGAAGACTCGTATCCATTATTTCGGCAATTCCGTGTTCGACGAATTTCCCGTCATACATGTAGATTGGCATCAAGCAGAAGCATATTGTGAGTGGGCAGGAAGGAAGTTGCCTACCGAAGCGCAATGGGAAAAAGCTGCGCGTGGGACGGATGGGCGCGTCTATCCCTGGGGGGAAAATATTGATTGTTTCTATGCTAATTATTGGGGTCAAGTTAAAGGGTGTGTTGGGGATACGTCTGAGGCTGGCAGTTATGAAAGCGGAAAAAGCCTTTACGGCTCTTATGATATGGCGGGCAATGTGTCGGAATGGGTGTACGACTGGTATGATAGCAATTACTATCAGATTTCTCCATTATCCAACCCGACGGGACCGATTTCGGGGTCGTCTCGAGTATTACGGGGAGGCTCTTGGAACGTATCAGATGAAGTTGTCCGTTCAATCTTCCGCTATAGGAACGATCCGACAAATACGAAAAACTACATCGGTTTTCGTTGCTCTCTCTCACATCCTTAGTTCTTCTGAAATGCCGAGTCTGTACTCCTAAAAACTGAAGCGGAGAGCTGGAGGACTTGCCCTCCCGGTGTTTTTGAGATCGGGCAATACCTACTATAGGCCCTCCGAGTTTTTGAAAAACTCGGAGGGCTGTTCTTAAAAGACGGTAAAATATCTTCCAACCAAGGAGAGACTACCGTGATTGGATTACCCGAATCAAAAGAGAGAAGAGTCTTCAATAACGTCATCGGCGCGATGGGGAATACGCCGCTCGTCAAACTGGAGCGCATTGGACGCGACCTGCCCGTTCCGCTGTATGCCAAACTGGAGTTCATGAATCCCGGCGGGTCGGTCAAGGACCGGGTTGGAGCGAACATCATCGAGCAGGCGGAGAAGCGCGGCGAGATAAAACCCGGCGGGACGATCGTCGAAGCCACATCCGGCAACACGGGCGTCGGTCTCGCCATCGCGGCGGCATTGAAGGGATACAAGACCATCTTCGTCATGCCGGATAAAATGAGCAATGAAAAGATCCTTTTGTTGCGGGCGTACGGGGCGAAGGTGGTTATCACCCCCACGGCGGTCGGACCTGATGATCCGCGTTCTTATTATGAGGTGGCAAAGCGTTTTGCGCGTGAAACGCCCAATGCAATTCTGGCAAATCAATATCACAACCCTGATAACCCGAAGACCCATGAGTTGAGCACCGGTCCCGAATTGTGGGAACAGACCGAAGGGAAGCTGACCGATGTCATCATTGGCATTGGCACGGGCGGAACGATCACCGGTGTGGGGCGTTATCTCAAATCCAAGAATCCGAACATTACCATTGTCGGCGTGGACATCGAAGGCTCGATTCTGACCGAGATCTGGCAGAACAAGGGCATCATTCCGCCGGGCGCGTATCCCAAAACTTATAAGGTGGAGGGCATCGGTGAGGACTTTTTGCCGTCCACGATGGAGATCAATTATGTGGACGCCATTGAGCGCGCAGGCGATAAGGAATCATTTTTATGGGCGCGTCAACTCGTGCGGCAGGAGGGAATTTTCGCGGGCGGTTCATCCGGTTCTGCGATCGCAGGCGCGATCAAATATTGCCGCAAACTTCAGCCGGGTCGCCTGCCCGTAGTCATTCTCCCTGATTCCGGTTCGCGCTATCTCTCCAAATTCTATGATGACAAGTGGATGCGCGAGTTCGGCTTCCTTTCAATGGAATTCGGTGAAACGGCTCTGGGCGACCTGTTGATTGCCAAGCCGAACAAAGCCTTGATCACCGCGACGATCGGCGACTCGATCCGCAAGGTGGTTTCGGTGATGCACCAGCATGCCGTATCCCAAATGCCGGTCGTCGGCGAGGATGGAACGCTTGTCGGTCTCATCGAAGAGGTGGATCTGCTCAATCACATGCTCGAGGAACACGATCACAGCCATGACGAGAAGATCGACTCGCTTGTGCAGAACGCGAATGCGGTCTTTCCGCCCGAAACCTCGCTGGATGAAGCCATGCCATCCCTCACCGCAGGGCTTGCCCTGATCGTGATCGATCAGAGCAAACCCATCGGCATCCTGACCAAGATCGATGTCCTGGATTATCTGGCAGGGAAGATATAGGGAACATAACGCCAAGGAACTCGTCGAAGTTGGGAGGTGTAGAATCTCCCAACTCGTCAACTTGCCGGAAATGGGGTGTATTTGAGTTGTTCTCCCGGCTTGACATTCACATAAAACCGTCATAAAGTTATATAAGGCGTCAAGGTTGGCGTTATGGACGCCGGTTGGTCTTTCAACTACGAAGTTTTCATGGATGCCTTCTTTGGACTTGGGTAAGGAGTTCCTCGAATGCCTTTTTCCGCTCATTCGGATAGATCGCTGGAGAGACGCACGCTGGAAGCGCGTTTGCGGATCAGCGAGTTTGCCCATTCCCATTCGCTTTCAGAACTCCTGCAAAGGACACTTGATGAAGCCGAGAAGCTGACGGACAGCGCCATCAGCTTCTTTCATTTTTTGGATGATGACCAGAACACGATCTGGCTGCAGAGTTGGTCCACAAATACCTTGAAAAATGCCTGTACTGCTGAGGGGAAACTTTTGCACTATGACATGGATATGGCGGGAGTGTGGGTGGATTGCGTCCGCGAACGGCGCCCCATTATTTATAACGATTATCCGAGCCTGCCGCATAGAAAAGGTTTGCCCGAAGGACATGCTCCACTGGTCAGGATCCTGACCGTTCCCATTGCCCGAGGCGGAAAGGTCGTCGCCATTTTGGGGGTGGGGAACAAGGACGTTGACTATGATGAGGCGGATGTGAATGTCATCCATCTGCTCGCGGACCTTGCGTGGGATATTACGCTTGCCAAACGCAATGAAGAGACGTTGAAAGCCGGCGAATCAGGCTATCGCGCCATCATGGATGAAGCGTCTGACGGGATTTTTATCGCAGATCCGTTGGGACACTATATTGATGTCAATCGCGCGGGCTGTGCGCTGACAGGGTATGCGCGCGAGGAAATTTTAAAACGCTGTATTAATGAGCTGCTTGCGGATAATTTTCCCGTTTTCGATTACCTTGATCAACTTCAGAAGGGGAACAGCATTCTGTTCGAATGGGAACTGCACCGGAAGGATGGGTCAACCATCCCGGTGGAGATCAGTGCGAAGATCCTGGAGGATGGGCGGATTCAGGGGATCG from Anaerolineales bacterium includes:
- a CDS encoding ABC transporter permease, with product MRNIWTIAKREYDNYFNSPLAYVVAFAILLPLGIYFALILWFSAEQALFGGPAPDTTLINGLFIFLMIFLSPALTMRLLSDEARMGTLELMLTAPVRDFELVAGKWLGAMLFILSIILLTLVFPIVLNNFVTPGIDWMLVLSSYIGLILVCATFLALGVGISAIFTNQFAAFFVTLGLFFFMWFLIGLPAGLLPQASELLNYLSLNSHFSQSLNRGTVTLGALTLNLSLTALGLFIGTTAIEIRRWR
- a CDS encoding ATP-binding cassette domain-containing protein produces the protein MIKVSGLTKDYGARRAIHNLSFDAQQGEIVGFLGPNGAGKTTTMRILTGYMPPTDGEAIVAGYDVVEESLEVRKRVGYLPETVPLYTDMAVFDYLKFMGELRHIPNVDDRVNEVLDMVGLIDRANGYIGNLSKGMRQRVGLAQALLHRPEVLILDEPTIGLDPGQVVEVRELIREIGRERTVLLSTHLLYEAQNLCDRVLIINKGKIAAEDTTENLQARLLGAERVIVRVRGESDELADTIKSVKGVRKVETHDDGAVEFEFASGKDLRPEVAKQIIKDGYDLLELRPLGLSLEEIFLELTGNDAKKK
- a CDS encoding alanyl-tRNA editing protein, which produces MGGAFSAVDYYTIIRDAKSSGESTSNRTLILDALGYNECMTELLYQTDAYLKQFSATVLSSDAETRAVVLDRSAFYPGGGGQPCDVGTLESGGVTYTVEKVKKQGDDVLHFLGGTEPLPAAGSASSGTLDWVRRFKLMRTHTALHVLCGVVFRDYGAKVTGGDMEPLKGRMDFEFETMRGELVREIEAAVNLEVRQGRAIQVKILPREEVFQIPDLIRTKINLLPEGILQVRTVEIIGLDLQADGGTHVANTSEVGTVKVTDYKSKGAINKRIYIEVE
- a CDS encoding SUMF1/EgtB/PvdO family nonheme iron enzyme; amino-acid sequence: MARIEKTVFISYRRKDVSWALAVYQDLTHRGYDVFFDFTSISGGDFEQIILSNIKARAHFVLILTPTALDRCSEPDDWLRREIETGIDEKRNIIPLFFDGFSFGATDIPEKLTGKLASLSRYNGMNVHQDYFLEAMTRLRTRFLSIPLDTVLHPMSPKVQEVVLEEQRAANKAAWLAKVRAEFDAIRKRLKETVGKIKSLIPSSSRVFAIGWVVLIGLLLFGINALLNGPPAGPSESTPAPIRTSISPLLTRTNMPPPTFPPNPGIGSIMISEKDDMVLVFVPAGEFTMGSDSGGSDVKPVHQVSLDAFWIDQTEVTNTMYAKCVADGGCKPPSSSRSKTRIHYFGNSVFDEFPVIHVDWHQAEAYCEWAGRKLPTEAQWEKAARGTDGRVYPWGENIDCFYANYWGQVKGCVGDTSEAGSYESGKSLYGSYDMAGNVSEWVYDWYDSNYYQISPLSNPTGPISGSSRVLRGGSWNVSDEVVRSIFRYRNDPTNTKNYIGFRCSLSHP
- a CDS encoding pyridoxal-phosphate dependent enzyme, whose amino-acid sequence is MIGLPESKERRVFNNVIGAMGNTPLVKLERIGRDLPVPLYAKLEFMNPGGSVKDRVGANIIEQAEKRGEIKPGGTIVEATSGNTGVGLAIAAALKGYKTIFVMPDKMSNEKILLLRAYGAKVVITPTAVGPDDPRSYYEVAKRFARETPNAILANQYHNPDNPKTHELSTGPELWEQTEGKLTDVIIGIGTGGTITGVGRYLKSKNPNITIVGVDIEGSILTEIWQNKGIIPPGAYPKTYKVEGIGEDFLPSTMEINYVDAIERAGDKESFLWARQLVRQEGIFAGGSSGSAIAGAIKYCRKLQPGRLPVVILPDSGSRYLSKFYDDKWMREFGFLSMEFGETALGDLLIAKPNKALITATIGDSIRKVVSVMHQHAVSQMPVVGEDGTLVGLIEEVDLLNHMLEEHDHSHDEKIDSLVQNANAVFPPETSLDEAMPSLTAGLALIVIDQSKPIGILTKIDVLDYLAGKI